One Methylophilus sp. TWE2 DNA segment encodes these proteins:
- the uvrA gene encoding excinuclease ABC subunit UvrA, whose amino-acid sequence MEFIKIRGARTHNLKNINLDIPRNQLVVVTGLSGSGKSSLAFDTLYAEGQRRYVESLSAYARQFLARMDKPDVDLIEGLSPAISIEQKSTSHNPRSTVGTVTEIHDYLRLLYARAGDPECPDHGIKLEAQTVSQMVDSVLKLPEDTKLMILAPVVSNRKGEQLDLFDTLKAQGFVRLRIDGKVYEMDELPQLAKTTKHSVDVVVDRLKVREDMKQRIAESFETALRLADGKAIALEMDSEKEHLFSAKFSCPVCDYSLAELEPRLFSFNNPMGACPKCDGLGNVTFFDPKRVVAFPHLSLASGAIKGWDKRNQFYFQMLASLSQHYNFDLEAPFENLPEDVQQILLFGSGREQITFKYLNERGTFFSKSHTFEGIINNLQRRYRESDSTAVRDELAKYINATACPECAGTRLRKEARHVKVGDRNIHQICEVPLKQALHFFETLQLSGQKLAIADKIVKEIESRLKFLTNVGLDYLSLSRSAETLSGGEAQRIRLASQIGSGLTGVMYVLDEPSIGLHQRDNDRLLETLKRLRDLGNSVIVVEHDQDAIQLADFIVDIGPGAGEHGGNIVSFGTPAQIEADPNSLTGQYISGKKQITFKLPRTKPDPKRMMKLNGATGNNLKNVSVEIPVGLLTCVTGVSGSGKSTLINDTLYRVVAMHLYGSTTEAAPHDSIEGLEFFDKVVDVDQSPIGRTPRSNPATYTGLFTPIRDLFASVPESRARGYGPGRYSFNVKGGRCEACQGDGVIRVEMHFLPDVYVPCDVCKGQRYNRETLEIQFKGKNIHEVLEMTVEQAHQFFNAQPVIERKLKTLLDVGLGYITLGQSATTLSGGEAQRVKLSLELSKRDTGRTLYILDEPTTGLHFADIQLLLDVIHRLRDAGNTVVIIEHNLDVIKTADWLIDMGPEGGDGGGTVVGVGSPEELAKNTASYTGRYLTPLLKHLAVKG is encoded by the coding sequence ATGGAATTTATCAAAATTCGCGGGGCGCGCACCCATAACCTCAAGAACATCAATCTGGATATTCCACGCAACCAACTGGTTGTGGTCACTGGCCTCTCCGGCTCCGGAAAATCTTCACTAGCTTTTGATACCTTGTATGCAGAAGGGCAGCGCCGTTATGTCGAAAGTTTATCTGCCTATGCCCGCCAGTTTTTGGCGCGTATGGACAAGCCTGACGTCGACCTGATTGAAGGCTTGTCGCCTGCGATTTCCATTGAGCAAAAATCCACCTCACACAACCCACGCTCCACCGTGGGCACAGTGACTGAAATCCACGATTATTTGCGCCTGCTGTATGCGCGCGCTGGCGATCCCGAGTGCCCGGATCATGGCATCAAACTCGAAGCACAAACGGTCAGCCAGATGGTGGACAGCGTCCTCAAATTGCCGGAAGACACCAAGTTGATGATTCTGGCGCCCGTAGTCTCTAACCGTAAAGGCGAGCAGCTGGATTTGTTTGATACGCTAAAGGCACAAGGTTTTGTTCGTCTGCGCATAGACGGCAAAGTCTATGAAATGGACGAACTACCGCAGTTAGCCAAAACCACCAAGCACAGTGTAGACGTCGTGGTAGACCGCCTAAAAGTGCGTGAAGACATGAAGCAGCGCATTGCAGAGTCATTTGAAACCGCGCTACGTTTGGCTGACGGTAAAGCCATTGCGCTAGAAATGGATAGCGAAAAAGAACATTTGTTCTCGGCCAAGTTTTCCTGTCCGGTATGTGACTACTCACTGGCAGAGTTAGAGCCGCGTTTATTCAGCTTTAACAACCCCATGGGCGCCTGCCCCAAGTGTGATGGCCTGGGCAATGTCACCTTCTTTGATCCTAAACGTGTCGTTGCTTTCCCGCACTTATCGCTAGCAAGTGGCGCCATCAAAGGCTGGGACAAGCGTAACCAGTTCTATTTCCAAATGCTGGCCAGCCTGAGCCAGCACTACAACTTTGATTTGGAAGCGCCTTTCGAGAATTTGCCGGAAGACGTTCAGCAAATCTTGTTATTCGGCTCTGGCCGGGAACAAATTACATTTAAATACCTCAATGAGCGCGGCACATTCTTCAGCAAGTCGCATACCTTTGAAGGCATTATCAATAACTTGCAACGCCGCTATCGTGAAAGCGACTCCACCGCCGTGCGCGACGAACTGGCTAAATATATCAATGCCACCGCCTGCCCGGAATGTGCCGGTACGCGTTTGCGCAAGGAAGCACGTCACGTCAAGGTCGGTGATCGCAACATTCACCAGATCTGCGAAGTGCCGCTCAAGCAAGCACTGCATTTTTTTGAAACATTGCAACTGAGTGGCCAGAAGCTGGCGATTGCCGACAAAATCGTCAAAGAGATTGAAAGCCGCTTGAAGTTTCTGACCAATGTGGGTTTGGATTATTTATCGCTATCACGCTCAGCCGAAACTCTCTCTGGTGGTGAAGCACAGCGTATACGCCTGGCTTCGCAAATCGGCAGCGGCCTGACTGGTGTCATGTACGTGCTGGATGAACCTTCGATTGGTCTGCATCAGCGCGACAATGACCGTCTGCTTGAGACACTGAAACGCCTGCGCGACCTTGGCAACAGTGTGATTGTGGTCGAGCACGACCAGGACGCGATCCAGCTGGCTGATTTTATTGTTGATATTGGTCCTGGCGCTGGTGAACATGGTGGCAATATTGTGTCGTTTGGCACCCCAGCACAAATTGAAGCTGACCCGAACTCACTGACCGGGCAATATATCAGTGGCAAAAAACAGATTACCTTCAAGCTGCCGCGTACAAAACCAGACCCCAAGCGCATGATGAAACTGAATGGCGCAACGGGTAATAACCTGAAAAACGTGAGTGTTGAAATCCCGGTGGGCTTGCTGACCTGCGTCACCGGCGTTTCCGGTAGCGGCAAATCTACTCTCATTAACGATACCTTATACCGCGTGGTTGCCATGCATTTATACGGCAGCACCACCGAAGCGGCGCCACACGACAGCATTGAGGGCCTGGAATTTTTTGATAAGGTCGTGGATGTGGACCAAAGCCCGATTGGCCGTACGCCACGCTCTAATCCGGCGACCTACACCGGCTTGTTCACGCCTATCCGCGATTTATTTGCCAGCGTGCCAGAAAGTCGAGCTCGCGGTTACGGCCCGGGTCGTTATTCTTTCAACGTCAAAGGTGGCCGTTGCGAGGCGTGCCAGGGTGATGGCGTGATTCGCGTGGAAATGCACTTTTTGCCCGATGTGTATGTGCCTTGCGATGTGTGCAAAGGCCAGCGCTACAACCGCGAAACGCTGGAAATCCAATTCAAGGGCAAAAACATCCACGAAGTACTTGAGATGACAGTAGAGCAAGCGCATCAGTTTTTCAATGCGCAACCCGTGATCGAACGCAAACTGAAAACCCTGCTTGATGTCGGCCTCGGTTACATCACCCTGGGCCAATCGGCAACTACACTGTCCGGGGGGGAAGCACAGCGCGTTAAACTGTCGCTAGAACTCAGCAAGCGCGATACGGGTCGCACGCTCTATATTCTGGATGAACCGACGACCGGCCTGCATTTTGCGGATATCCAGCTGCTGCTGGATGTGATTCATCGCTTACGTGATGCTGGCAATACAGTGGTGATTATCGAGCATAACCTGGATGTGATTAAAACCGCAGACTGGCTGATTGATATGGGCCCAGAAGGCGGTGACGGCGGCGGAACAGTGGTCGGTGTAGGCTCACCAGAGGAACTGGCAAAAAATACGGCCAGTTATACTGGCCGTTACCTCACACCCTTGTTGAAACATCTCGCTGTAAAGGGCTAA
- the mtgA gene encoding monofunctional biosynthetic peptidoglycan transglycosylase, with product MKQAIKLFFGILLLWVLLYQVWVLLHILWWVDHNPASTAFMETRLEVIQERRPDAKLQQQWVPYARISNHLKRAVIAAEDSKFVEHEGFDWVGIETAFEKNLKKGKIVAGGSTISQQLAKNLFLSGHRTPWRKAQEAVITFMLEKLMTKRRILEIYLNVIEWGEGVFGAEAAARHYFHGSARALGPAQAARLAAMIPNPRFYDLHRSTRYLSRHAATIQARMRLVKIP from the coding sequence ATGAAACAAGCCATTAAACTTTTCTTTGGCATCTTGTTGCTGTGGGTGCTTTTGTACCAGGTTTGGGTGCTGCTGCACATTTTGTGGTGGGTAGATCACAACCCAGCATCCACCGCATTTATGGAGACGCGGCTTGAAGTCATCCAGGAGCGCCGTCCCGACGCAAAGTTGCAACAGCAATGGGTGCCTTATGCCCGCATCAGCAACCATTTGAAACGGGCCGTGATCGCGGCGGAAGACAGCAAATTTGTCGAGCATGAGGGTTTTGACTGGGTGGGGATAGAAACCGCTTTTGAGAAAAACCTCAAGAAAGGCAAAATTGTCGCTGGCGGTTCTACCATTAGCCAGCAACTGGCGAAGAATTTGTTTTTATCCGGACATAGAACGCCCTGGCGCAAAGCCCAAGAGGCCGTGATCACCTTCATGCTGGAAAAGCTCATGACCAAACGCCGTATTCTCGAGATTTACCTGAATGTGATTGAGTGGGGTGAAGGCGTGTTTGGTGCTGAAGCGGCTGCGCGCCATTATTTTCATGGGAGTGCACGGGCGCTTGGGCCAGCGCAGGCTGCACGACTCGCGGCCATGATCCCCAACCCGCGTTTTTATGATCTACATCGCAGTACGCGCTACCTGAGCCGACATGCTGCCACCATACAGGCACGCATGCGATTGGTCAAAATACCCTGA
- the aroE gene encoding shikimate dehydrogenase, protein MAVEKYAVIGNPIEHSKSPLIHQAFAKQFSKVIVYEKVLAPLDGFDVTLQRLRAEGYLGANVTVPFKFEAFNACQTLSARAQAAGAVNTLSFNERHIAGDNTDGCGLVNDILQHQHTLLAGKKVLLLGAGGAAQGVMLPLLQQKPSHLTVANRSVDKAQAMLDKFSSHPVSGETILQVKTFVDLSLAYDIVINATSAGLTDSSLQLPVDIFQANTLAYDMMYGRETPFMQQARAAGAQVADGLGMLVEQAAEAFFLWHGLRPETAPVIQSFRQS, encoded by the coding sequence ATGGCCGTTGAAAAATATGCAGTGATTGGCAATCCGATTGAACACAGCAAATCGCCGTTGATTCACCAGGCTTTTGCTAAACAGTTCAGTAAAGTGATTGTTTATGAAAAGGTTTTGGCACCGCTGGATGGATTCGATGTCACGCTACAACGGTTGCGTGCGGAAGGTTATTTGGGTGCCAATGTGACCGTGCCTTTTAAGTTTGAGGCTTTTAATGCCTGCCAGACATTGTCTGCACGTGCGCAGGCAGCTGGTGCAGTCAATACCTTAAGCTTTAATGAGCGGCATATCGCCGGTGATAACACCGATGGCTGTGGGCTGGTGAACGACATTCTCCAGCATCAGCATACCCTGTTAGCTGGAAAAAAAGTGTTATTGCTTGGGGCTGGCGGTGCGGCCCAAGGCGTGATGCTGCCTCTGCTGCAACAAAAGCCGTCACATTTGACCGTGGCCAATCGTAGCGTCGACAAGGCACAAGCGATGTTGGACAAATTTTCCAGTCACCCTGTCTCCGGTGAGACAATATTGCAAGTGAAGACTTTCGTGGATTTATCTCTAGCATATGACATCGTCATTAATGCGACCTCAGCCGGATTAACGGATAGCTCGTTACAACTCCCGGTGGACATATTTCAGGCCAATACCCTGGCCTACGACATGATGTATGGCCGTGAAACGCCATTTATGCAGCAGGCCCGTGCGGCAGGGGCGCAGGTGGCGGATGGTTTGGGTATGCTGGTGGAACAGGCAGCTGAAGCGTTTTTTCTTTGGCATGGTTTGCGTCCGGAGACCGCCCCGGTGATTCAGTCTTTCCGCCAATCTTAA
- a CDS encoding rhodanese-like domain-containing protein, with product MDKLQKILNEANVRGAENNLPYAGALTPTEVFEAISQDSAIKLVDVRSRAELELVGRVPLAMHIEWAFYPGMVANPEFCDQLQKQVDKDSTVIFMCRTGGRSHNAALLAQKLGYTKVYNMLEGFEGEANEHKQRTLINGWKHAGLPWTN from the coding sequence TTGGATAAGTTACAAAAAATATTGAACGAGGCAAATGTCAGAGGTGCTGAAAATAATTTGCCGTACGCTGGTGCCCTGACGCCGACAGAAGTGTTTGAAGCCATCAGTCAAGACAGTGCCATCAAGCTTGTGGATGTGCGATCACGTGCGGAGCTCGAGTTAGTGGGGCGTGTACCGCTGGCGATGCATATTGAGTGGGCTTTTTATCCTGGGATGGTGGCAAATCCTGAATTCTGCGATCAATTACAAAAGCAGGTGGACAAAGATAGCACCGTGATCTTTATGTGCCGCACCGGTGGCCGTAGCCACAATGCTGCATTATTGGCTCAAAAACTGGGTTATACCAAAGTTTATAATATGTTGGAGGGCTTTGAAGGTGAGGCAAACGAGCACAAACAACGCACTTTGATCAATGGCTGGAAACATGCCGGATTGCCCTGGACTAATTAA
- the glnA gene encoding type I glutamate--ammonia ligase, with translation MSVANVMKLVAENDIKFVDFRFTDTRGKEQHVSVPVSHFDEDKFTEGHAFDGSSIAGWKGIQASDMQLMPDPTTAFIDPFFDEPTLVLTCDVVDPTDGKGYDRDPRSLAKRAEAYLKSSGLGDTAFFGPEPEFFIFDSVEWNAGMQGCSVKINSEEGAWASGDKFEGGNTGHRPAVKGGYFPVPPVDSFQDIRSAMVMTLEELGVPVEVHHHEVATAGQCEIGTKFSTLVQRADWTQILKYVVLNTAHAYGKTATFMPKPIVGDNGSGMHVHQSIWKDGKNLFAGNGYAGLSDFALYYIGGIIKHARALNAITNPGTNSYKRLVPGFEAPVKLAYSAKNRSASIRVPFVHSDKARRIEARFPDPTANPYLAFAALMMAGLDGVQNKIHPGEPATKDLYHLPPEEDALIPTVCSSLDQALEHLDKDREFLTRGGVFSDDFIDAYIALKMDEVTKLRMTPHPVEFGLYYSC, from the coding sequence ATGTCCGTTGCAAACGTAATGAAATTGGTTGCGGAAAACGACATCAAATTTGTTGATTTCCGTTTTACCGACACCAGAGGTAAAGAACAACACGTGTCCGTGCCTGTTTCTCACTTCGACGAAGATAAATTTACTGAAGGCCATGCGTTTGACGGTTCTTCAATTGCAGGCTGGAAAGGCATTCAAGCCTCCGACATGCAATTGATGCCTGACCCAACGACTGCATTTATCGATCCATTCTTTGATGAGCCAACCCTGGTTTTGACCTGCGACGTGGTTGATCCAACAGATGGTAAAGGTTATGACCGTGACCCACGCTCTCTGGCAAAACGCGCTGAAGCTTACCTGAAATCCAGCGGCCTGGGCGATACAGCATTCTTCGGTCCTGAACCAGAGTTCTTCATTTTTGACAGCGTTGAGTGGAATGCCGGCATGCAAGGCTGTTCCGTAAAAATCAACTCCGAAGAAGGCGCTTGGGCATCTGGCGACAAATTCGAAGGCGGCAACACCGGCCACCGTCCAGCGGTTAAAGGCGGTTACTTCCCAGTACCACCCGTCGACTCATTCCAGGACATCCGTTCTGCCATGGTGATGACTTTAGAAGAGCTGGGCGTGCCTGTTGAAGTACACCACCACGAAGTAGCAACTGCTGGCCAGTGCGAAATCGGTACTAAATTCAGCACTCTGGTACAACGTGCCGACTGGACTCAAATCCTGAAATACGTCGTGTTAAACACAGCTCACGCTTATGGCAAAACAGCCACATTCATGCCAAAACCAATCGTTGGCGACAACGGTTCAGGCATGCACGTTCACCAGTCTATCTGGAAAGACGGCAAGAACCTGTTTGCAGGTAATGGCTACGCTGGCCTGAGCGATTTCGCCCTGTACTACATCGGCGGTATCATCAAGCACGCACGTGCCCTGAATGCGATCACCAACCCAGGTACCAACTCCTACAAGCGCTTGGTTCCAGGCTTTGAAGCGCCAGTAAAACTGGCTTACTCTGCGAAAAACCGTTCTGCTTCTATCCGCGTACCATTCGTACACAGCGATAAAGCACGCCGTATTGAAGCGCGTTTCCCAGACCCTACCGCTAACCCATATCTGGCATTCGCTGCCTTGATGATGGCGGGTCTGGACGGCGTTCAGAACAAGATTCACCCAGGTGAACCAGCCACTAAAGACTTGTACCATCTGCCACCAGAAGAAGATGCATTGATCCCAACCGTGTGTTCATCACTTGATCAAGCACTGGAGCACTTGGACAAAGACCGTGAGTTCCTGACACGCGGCGGTGTATTCTCTGACGACTTCATCGATGCATACATCGCGTTGAAGATGGACGAAGTGACTAAACTGCGTATGACACCTCACCCAGTTGAGTTCGGTCTGTACTACTCCTGCTAA
- a CDS encoding DUF4124 domain-containing protein, with the protein MCNQSWADIYKYTDSNGVTTYTNIKPEGKSKAELIISGPKTTESPPALREKKPATKTPTPANFPKVDNQTQNQRDQKRRELLMNELAQEKQALENARLLYEEAQNTPEVYRGANGKTFRNVAKYEEKLRVIEAEIQAHERNIELLNKELNL; encoded by the coding sequence ATGTGCAACCAAAGCTGGGCAGATATTTACAAATATACCGACAGCAACGGGGTCACGACCTACACCAATATTAAGCCAGAAGGTAAAAGTAAAGCTGAATTGATTATTAGCGGCCCAAAAACTACAGAGTCTCCTCCAGCACTTCGTGAAAAAAAACCAGCCACCAAAACGCCAACCCCGGCTAACTTTCCCAAGGTGGATAATCAGACACAAAATCAGCGTGACCAGAAGCGCCGCGAGCTGCTAATGAATGAATTAGCTCAAGAAAAACAAGCACTTGAGAATGCACGACTCCTCTATGAAGAGGCCCAGAACACACCAGAAGTTTACAGAGGTGCCAATGGCAAAACATTCAGGAATGTCGCCAAATATGAAGAGAAACTACGCGTGATTGAAGCAGAAATCCAGGCACATGAACGGAATATCGAATTACTGAATAAAGAACTCAATCTTTAA
- the glnL gene encoding nitrogen regulation protein NR(II), translated as MVQKSPQGFSGLEHIATAVILLNNQLEVTYANSSAEILFAFSANQIQGLHIHDVFVNCEILQMAVTNAIQTQGPFREHEFTLTTQRGHTTAVTCTVTPISTTFNQTAEDMLILEFVQMDQQLRIAREERMLIQQQANSELLRNLAHEIRNPLGGLRGAAQLLEFELPQPGLKEYTQVIIKEADRLHSLMDRLLAPHRVPKYEPTNIHEVLERVRSLLLAESPNYIRVIRDYDTSLPEIIGDREKLIQAVLNIARNAAQAMQQNQTENASITFRTRAERQITLARKRYRVGIHLEIIDNGPGIPAGIKERIFYPLVSGREGGTGLGLALAQTFITQHHGMIDCDSQPGKTTFHILLPIESTQLKSAQ; from the coding sequence ATGGTTCAAAAATCTCCCCAAGGGTTTAGCGGTTTAGAGCACATTGCGACAGCAGTGATCCTGCTCAACAACCAGCTGGAAGTCACCTATGCCAACTCGAGTGCGGAGATACTGTTCGCCTTCAGCGCCAATCAAATCCAGGGTTTACATATTCACGATGTATTTGTGAATTGCGAGATTTTGCAAATGGCTGTGACCAATGCCATCCAAACACAAGGTCCTTTTCGTGAGCATGAATTCACACTGACCACTCAACGTGGCCATACCACTGCCGTGACATGTACCGTCACACCAATCTCTACCACGTTTAACCAGACAGCTGAAGACATGCTGATTCTGGAATTTGTACAAATGGACCAGCAATTGCGTATTGCGCGCGAAGAGCGCATGCTGATTCAGCAACAGGCGAATTCAGAGTTATTACGTAACTTGGCTCACGAAATCCGCAATCCTTTGGGAGGCTTACGTGGTGCCGCGCAGTTACTCGAATTTGAACTGCCGCAACCAGGCTTGAAAGAATATACCCAAGTCATTATCAAAGAAGCTGACCGACTCCACAGCCTCATGGACAGGTTACTGGCACCGCATCGCGTACCCAAATACGAACCTACCAACATTCATGAAGTCCTTGAGCGCGTGCGTAGCCTGCTTCTGGCCGAATCGCCCAACTATATTCGCGTGATTCGTGATTACGATACCAGCCTGCCTGAAATCATTGGTGACCGCGAAAAACTGATCCAAGCCGTACTCAATATTGCACGCAATGCCGCACAGGCCATGCAACAAAACCAGACTGAGAATGCGAGCATCACCTTTAGGACACGAGCAGAGCGTCAAATCACGCTCGCGAGGAAGCGCTATCGCGTCGGCATCCACCTTGAAATTATCGACAATGGCCCAGGCATTCCAGCTGGTATCAAAGAGCGTATTTTCTATCCGCTCGTTTCTGGCCGCGAAGGTGGCACTGGCTTGGGGCTTGCTCTGGCACAAACTTTTATTACCCAACACCATGGCATGATCGATTGTGACTCGCAGCCTGGCAAAACAACTTTCCATATATTGCTACCCATTGAAAGTACGCAATTAAAATCAGCACAATAA
- the ntrC gene encoding nitrogen regulation protein NR(I), which translates to MKPIWILDDDKSIRWVFEKALARTDFDFKTFSSPAEALNALNREQPQVIVSDIRMPNGSGLDFLSEVKQRYPEIPVIIMTAYSDLESAVAAFQGGAFEYLAKPFDVDQAIEIIKRAVEESMRQSVEAVEDTGPSPEIIGQAPAMQEVFRAIGRLSRSHSTVLINGESGSGKELVASALHKHSPRADKPFIAINTAAIPKDLLESELFGHERGAFTGAAAARRGRFEQADNGTLFLDEIGDMPADLQTRLLRVLSDGQFYRVGGHQPIKVNVRVIAATHQDLEERVKQGLFREDLFHRLNVIRLRLPPLRERREDIPLLTKHFLAHSAQQLGVEPKQLSQAAIKYLMSVNWSGNVRQLENVCHWLTVMAPGQNVDVNDLPPELKEDTGKHSTGGSWQEALAQEVTDSLNRGETNILDAKTKEFERILITRALAHTDGRRIEAANQLGMGRNTLTRKIQELGIDD; encoded by the coding sequence ATGAAGCCAATCTGGATCTTAGACGACGACAAATCAATCCGCTGGGTGTTTGAAAAAGCCCTGGCCCGGACCGACTTTGATTTCAAAACCTTTTCCTCTCCGGCAGAAGCACTCAACGCGTTAAACCGGGAACAACCTCAAGTCATCGTCAGTGATATCCGTATGCCCAACGGTTCAGGGCTGGATTTCCTGTCAGAGGTCAAACAACGCTACCCCGAAATTCCTGTCATCATTATGACTGCCTACTCTGATTTGGAAAGTGCGGTTGCCGCTTTCCAGGGTGGGGCGTTTGAATATCTGGCTAAACCATTCGACGTCGACCAGGCGATTGAGATTATCAAACGCGCGGTTGAAGAGAGCATGCGCCAATCTGTTGAGGCCGTTGAAGACACGGGGCCTTCACCGGAAATCATCGGCCAGGCTCCTGCCATGCAGGAAGTATTTCGTGCTATTGGCCGCTTGAGTCGCTCGCACTCTACCGTATTGATTAATGGTGAGTCTGGTAGCGGTAAAGAATTGGTAGCCAGCGCATTGCATAAACATAGCCCACGTGCAGACAAGCCGTTTATTGCCATCAATACGGCAGCGATTCCCAAAGATCTATTGGAATCCGAATTATTTGGTCATGAACGCGGTGCATTTACTGGCGCAGCGGCGGCAAGAAGAGGGCGATTTGAACAAGCAGATAACGGTACATTATTTCTGGATGAAATTGGTGATATGCCGGCGGATTTGCAAACGCGTTTGTTACGTGTGTTATCCGATGGCCAGTTTTACCGCGTGGGCGGACATCAACCGATTAAAGTGAATGTACGCGTGATTGCAGCCACGCACCAGGACCTTGAAGAACGCGTAAAACAAGGCTTGTTCCGAGAAGACCTGTTTCACCGCTTGAACGTCATCCGCCTGCGCCTGCCACCCTTGCGCGAGCGCAGGGAAGACATCCCCTTGCTCACCAAACATTTTCTCGCCCACAGCGCTCAACAGCTAGGCGTAGAGCCTAAACAATTATCCCAGGCCGCCATCAAATACCTGATGTCAGTGAACTGGAGCGGTAATGTCCGCCAACTGGAAAACGTCTGTCATTGGCTCACCGTGATGGCGCCCGGCCAAAATGTGGACGTCAATGATCTGCCCCCGGAGTTGAAAGAAGATACCGGTAAACATAGTACAGGCGGCTCCTGGCAAGAAGCATTGGCCCAAGAAGTCACTGACTCCCTCAATCGTGGTGAGACCAACATCTTGGATGCCAAAACCAAAGAGTTTGAACGTATTCTTATCACCCGCGCCCTCGCCCATACCGATGGCCGACGTATTGAGGCTGCCAATCAACTTGGGATGGGGCGCAATACGCTCACACGAAAGATTCAGGAATTGGGAATTGACGATTAA
- a CDS encoding DUF6445 family protein translates to MNLYPVTIVENFYEDPDAVRTFALNQKYQYRHQLKDVPYVFPGARTKDLSVINKPLFEKVSTKIISLFHNAEYERMRWAISTNFQSVSEEYGRGVIHTDGNAVFAAVLYLSPDAPLDSGTSLFRPNKTFDQTSYEKALKENDKRFADGNVKMDTGYHDMFDEIVRINNVYNTLILYEGRHFHAANNFFGKTLKDSRLAQVFFVSNIDAQKYSSFPLWRSQQVHI, encoded by the coding sequence ATGAATTTATATCCAGTCACTATTGTTGAAAATTTTTATGAAGATCCTGATGCAGTGCGTACTTTTGCACTAAACCAGAAATATCAATACCGGCATCAGTTAAAAGATGTGCCGTATGTATTCCCTGGCGCCAGGACTAAGGATTTATCGGTCATTAACAAACCTTTGTTCGAGAAAGTCAGCACGAAGATTATTTCATTGTTTCATAACGCTGAATATGAACGCATGCGCTGGGCGATTTCAACCAACTTTCAGAGTGTGAGTGAAGAATACGGTCGTGGTGTTATCCACACTGACGGAAATGCAGTCTTTGCGGCTGTTTTGTATTTAAGTCCTGACGCACCACTCGATTCTGGCACTTCACTTTTTAGACCAAATAAAACATTTGATCAGACTAGTTATGAAAAAGCCTTGAAAGAAAACGACAAAAGATTTGCTGACGGTAACGTTAAAATGGACACGGGTTATCATGACATGTTTGACGAGATCGTACGGATTAATAATGTCTACAACACTTTAATTCTTTATGAGGGAAGACATTTTCATGCGGCTAATAATTTTTTTGGCAAAACCCTCAAAGACTCACGCCTGGCCCAAGTGTTTTTTGTCAGTAATATTGACGCTCAAAAATATAGTTCTTTCCCACTTTGGCGTAGTCAGCAAGTACACATTTAA